A segment of the Asinibacterium sp. OR53 genome:
CCAGGCGTGTAACGGCCAGGATCTCGCTGCCCAGCAGGTTTTCGGGGATCTCGAAATAAAATTTATCGTCTACTTTATGAACAGTGAACAGTCCTTTTTTGGTGATGGCCTTGTCGGTAATGATGTCCTTATAAGGCTTGGGACCGGGTTTGGGGATGACAGGCGCTACTGCGGGCGGACCAGCTTTGGCACGGGTTGTGTCTGGATGTTGCTGTGCCAAAGCCGCTACGGCAAATAGCAGCGCAGAAACGGTGGTAAAATGTTTTCTCATAATAGTATGTCTATAAATGTTTTAGAATGACCGCTAAATATAGCCGAGTATTCCATATAATGGAATTTTAAGGTGAAGAAATGGATGAGTGGTTGAATAATGGGATAATGCCCCCGGAAGATCAAATTTGTGGTTTTCGGGAAAACCGCTAATTTGGAGGCCCCTTAGGAAACTTTTGAACGAATGTTTTGATATTTCAAAACTTTTTTCATTAGAATTGCGAGGACATTTTTTTTTAAATCAACTGTAATTTCTAAAAAACAAAAACAATCGAATCATGGCTGAGACAAAACCAATCGCAACAGCTGTTGTAAAAAGCTCATCTTCCGCTCAACCGAAGAAAGGCTCCAACACAATTTCATGGCTTGCGCCAATTTTATGTATTGCTCTGGGATATACCATCTGGCGTTTTGTGTTGGGTGCTCCGAGTAACTTTACACAACCCGATCTTTCTGGTGGTTTCTGGCCACAGCACAAAGGACCCAAAGCCTCTGCTACATTTGCCAAAATGTATGAAGGTGGTATCATCGTTCCTATCCTGATCGGTTGTTTCTTCATTGTACTGACTTTCGCTATTGAAAGGCTGACTACCATCACCAAAGCTGCCGGTTCCGGTAACATTGCCGAGTTCGTTCGCAAAGTGCAGTTCCATCTTGCTAATAAAGATGTGGACAAAGCCATTGCTGAGTGCGACAAGCAAAAAGGTTCTGTAGGTAATGTAATGAAGGCTGGTCTGAAGAAATACAAAGAGATGATCAGCAATGCAGAACTGAGCACCGACCAGAAAGTACTGAACATCCAGAAAGAGGTAGAAGAAGCTACTGCGCTGGAACTGCCTATGCTGGAAAAGAACCTGGTGTTCCTGTCAACCCTGGCGTCTGTATCAACCCTGCTGGGTCTGCTCGGTACCGTATTGGGTATGATCAAATCGTTCTCTGCACTGGGTGATGAAGGTGGTGGAGACGCTGCCCGCGAACTGTCGAAAGGTATCTCAGAAGCGTTGTTTAACACCGCCCTGGGTATCGGTACTTCAGCAGTAGCGATCATCATGTATAACGTATTTACTACCCGTATCGATGCCATCACTTATGGTATTGACGAATCTGGTTTCACACTGACTCAAAGTTTCGCCGCCAACTACAAATAACCTTAGGAATAATTTCCTCAGGAATTTGTATGGAAAACGGAGCATTTTGAATCTTAATTAGTGATAATCAATATAAATAATTAACAATGGGTAGAGCCAAATTACCACGGAAGAGTACCATCATCGACATGACGGCGATGTGTGACGTGGCTTTCCTGCTGTTGTCGTTCTTCATCTTAACAACAAAGTTCAAGCCGGCTGAAGCCATTACGGTAACCACCCCTAACTCGGTGGCTGCCAAGATTGCTCCCGATAAGAATTTTGTGCTGATAACGATCGACAAGGACGGGAAGGTATTTCTTTCGATGGATGATAAACAAAAGAAAGAAACCATAGCGAATACCTTGAATACCACCAAGAACCTGGGCCTGGACGTGAAGGCTTTTGCCGCAGCTGATTTCATCGGGGCGCCGCTTGCGGGCCTGAAATCATTCCTGGCAATACCGAGCGACCAGCGTAAAGGGGCGGCGTTACCGGGTATTCCTGCGAAGGATTCCACCAATAATGAAATGACCACCTGGATGCGCCTGGTAAGTGATGCTTATATGGGGCAGACCGCGCCGGCTTACCTGGTGAAGGGCGATAATGCAGCCAAATACCCTGCTTTTAAAGGGGTGGTGGATGCATTCAAGAAAAACGACATCCTGAAGTTCCAGATGGTAACGAACCCGCAGAATGTACCCCAGGGGTCTGAATTGTATAAGAGTGTTATGAAAGGAGAGAAGCGTTCAGACTAAGGTCTGCCGCGAACTATTATTAACTAAAAAAATCTACCGCAATGGCAGAAATGGATACCTCGAGTGGCGGTGGCCATAAAAAAGGCCCCGGGGTCAAGAAAGGGAAGAAGCTGTCTACCAGGGTTGACCTTACACCCATGGTGGATCTGGGCTTCCTGCTCATTACTTTCTTCATCTTCACCACTACGATGAGTCAGCCTACGGCCATGAGGCTCTTTTTACCGAAAGATGCCGATAAGCCGGAAGACCAAAATAAGGCGAAGCAGTCCGGTGTTATCACCCTGCTCCTGGGAAAAGACAATAACGTCTTTTACTATGAGGGCGAGCTGACCAACAACGGTTCAAACTTCAAGTCATCTAATTTCAAAGAGATCCGTAACGTGTTGCTCGACAAAAAATCGCGCACGCCTGAGAAGGACCTGGTGATCATCCTGAAGCCATCTTCAGAATGTACCTACCGGAACGTGGTGGATATCCTGGATGAGATGACCATCGACGTGCTGAAGCGTTATGCGTTGGTGGATATCACCGACGTGGAAGAGAAGCTGGTGGTAGCATCGGAGAAAGCGAGCGCGCCAACAGCAGCAAACTAAGTATTACTTAAAAAAATCCATAATAATGGACGTAAACAAAATTTTATCCGCGGATATACTCGATATTATATTCGATGGCAGGAACAAGGAGTACGGGGCTTACGAGCTGCGCAGGACCTACAATAAAAGGATGGTGACTGCACTCATTGCTACCGTAGCTGTTTGTTTGCTGTTTCTCGCGGGTTCCATTATTGCCAACTCTACCAAGAAGAAGACCACTTCATTGGTAGTGCAGGCGGATGTGCAGCTGGAGAAGGTGCAGGAAGAGAAAAAGCCTGAGCCACCACCACCGCCGCCACCGCCCAAGCAGGAGCCCCCGAAAGTGGAGATCACCAAGTTCACTCCTCCCAAAATTGTGAAGGATGAAGAGGTGAAACCTGAAGAAGAGATCAAAGAAGTAGAAAAACTGCAAGACACCAAGATCGGTACCATCAACCAGGAAGGTACCAAGGATGAGGGAATCGTTGCACCGCCCGTTGAAGCCAAGGGTACCGGTGTGGTAGCGGCTCCCAAGCAGGAAGAAGACTACGATAAGGTATTTACCGTAGTACAGATACCCGCTGAATTCCCCGGTGGTATTGCCGGCTGGACCAAATACCTGGAGCGTAACCTGAACAGGGATCTGCCTGTTGAGCAGGGCGCGCCTCCCGGCAAATACACTGTGTACGTTTCCTTTACCGTAGACAAAACGGGTAATATCAGCGATGTAAAAGCTGAGAACGACCCCGGTTATGGTACCAAAGACGAAGCGGTACGTGTAATCAAGAAAGGCCCGAGCTGGAAGCCTGCCGTGCAAAACGGACGTAATGTGATTTACCGCCACAAGCAGGGTATCACATTCGTGGTAGCAGAAGAGTAAGCTGACTTATTCTTACGAACGAGTATATAAATCTCCCGTAGCAATACGGGAGATTTTTTTATGATTTTTTGCGAAATGTTTATGGAATTTTTCCTGTGTGGAATTTTTTTGGGGCGGCGTCCCATTTAAAAACCTACACATCATGGAAAAGAAAGACATTCTTGCTGCCGATTTTCTCGACCTGTTGTTCGAGGGACGCAACAAAGCCTATGGCGCTTATGACCTGCGCAAAACTTACAACAAACGGATCACGTATGCATTGGGAGGGACCACGCTTATTTGTTTGCTCTTTATTGCGGGCTCTATCTGGGCACATGCAAAGAAGAAAAGCGATGCGGTGCTGCTCGTTGGCCCCACAGTGGTGCTGGAAAACATCAAACCAGATGAACCCAAGCTGGAAGAGATCAAGCCGCTGAAGCCCGAGCAGCAGAAAGTGGCTACTACGCAGTATGTGGTGCCCAAGATTGTACAGGACGACCAGGTAAAGCCCGAAGAGGAAATGAAAGATATGGCGGTGCTGGAAGACACCAAGATTGGAACAATGACTGTAGAAGGAACGAAGGATGATAATATCATAGCGCCGCCAGTGGAAAAAGGTACAAGTAAGATAGAGGCTCCCAAGAGCAAGGACGAAGATTTGGACAAGATCTTCTATTCAGTACAAATACCGGCTTCATTCAATGGGGGCGAACAAGCCTGGCGCAAATACCTCGAGCGCAACCTCAATAGCGATGTGCCTGTTTCCAATGGTGCTCCTCCTGCAAAGTATATCGTGATTATTTCTTTTGTGGTAGACAGGTTCGGCAAGATCAGCGATGTAAAAGCTGAGAACGATCCAGGTTATGGCACCAAAGAAGAAGCGTTGCGTGTAATACTGAAAGGCCCCGATTGGGTACCAGCAGAGCAAAATGGAAGAAAGGTAGCATACCGCCACCGCCAGTCGATTGGATTCGATCTACGCGAAGCCAATTAATTAGAGAGGTTCTTTGTTGGCTTGCTTGCCCACCGTAGCTTTAGCGTAGGTGGGCCCACCCAATTTTGTGTTATTTTTGGCGAAACGAACAAGTGCATGAGCCAACAACTGATGGGCTGGGACGATACGATCGTGGCGTTGGCTACCCCTCCGGGTATCGGCGCCATTGGCGTGATAAGGGTAAGTGGTAAGAAGGCCATTGAAGTGGTAAATGCATTGTTCCCTTCCAAAGACCTGCAGCAGCAGCCTTCACATACGCTGCATGTAGGTTTGCTCAAAACCGGCGCTACCGTATTGGATGAAGTGGTGATCTCTCTTTTTAAAAACCCGCGTTCTTATACGGGTGAAGATGTGATAGAGATCAGCAGCCACGGTTCACCCTTTGTGCAGGAAAAGATCATACAGGCCATTGTTTCGCATGGTGTGCGCCTGGCCAAACCCGGTGAGTTCACGCAGCGCGCTTTCTTAAACGGCAAGCTCGATCTGGCCCAGGCCGAAGCAGTGGCCGATCTCATTGCCAGTAATACCGAAGCCAGCCGCAAAGCGGCTTTGCACAATATGCGGGGCGGTTTTTCTTCAGACCTTTCTGAGCTGCGGGAACAACTCATTCGTTTTTCTGCAATGATAGAATTGGAACTCGATTTTTCGCAGGAAGATGTGGAGTTCG
Coding sequences within it:
- a CDS encoding MotA/TolQ/ExbB proton channel family protein, translating into MAETKPIATAVVKSSSSAQPKKGSNTISWLAPILCIALGYTIWRFVLGAPSNFTQPDLSGGFWPQHKGPKASATFAKMYEGGIIVPILIGCFFIVLTFAIERLTTITKAAGSGNIAEFVRKVQFHLANKDVDKAIAECDKQKGSVGNVMKAGLKKYKEMISNAELSTDQKVLNIQKEVEEATALELPMLEKNLVFLSTLASVSTLLGLLGTVLGMIKSFSALGDEGGGDAARELSKGISEALFNTALGIGTSAVAIIMYNVFTTRIDAITYGIDESGFTLTQSFAANYK
- a CDS encoding energy transducer TonB, whose product is MEKKDILAADFLDLLFEGRNKAYGAYDLRKTYNKRITYALGGTTLICLLFIAGSIWAHAKKKSDAVLLVGPTVVLENIKPDEPKLEEIKPLKPEQQKVATTQYVVPKIVQDDQVKPEEEMKDMAVLEDTKIGTMTVEGTKDDNIIAPPVEKGTSKIEAPKSKDEDLDKIFYSVQIPASFNGGEQAWRKYLERNLNSDVPVSNGAPPAKYIVIISFVVDRFGKISDVKAENDPGYGTKEEALRVILKGPDWVPAEQNGRKVAYRHRQSIGFDLREAN
- a CDS encoding biopolymer transporter ExbD, whose product is MGRAKLPRKSTIIDMTAMCDVAFLLLSFFILTTKFKPAEAITVTTPNSVAAKIAPDKNFVLITIDKDGKVFLSMDDKQKKETIANTLNTTKNLGLDVKAFAAADFIGAPLAGLKSFLAIPSDQRKGAALPGIPAKDSTNNEMTTWMRLVSDAYMGQTAPAYLVKGDNAAKYPAFKGVVDAFKKNDILKFQMVTNPQNVPQGSELYKSVMKGEKRSD
- a CDS encoding biopolymer transporter ExbD, whose product is MAEMDTSSGGGHKKGPGVKKGKKLSTRVDLTPMVDLGFLLITFFIFTTTMSQPTAMRLFLPKDADKPEDQNKAKQSGVITLLLGKDNNVFYYEGELTNNGSNFKSSNFKEIRNVLLDKKSRTPEKDLVIILKPSSECTYRNVVDILDEMTIDVLKRYALVDITDVEEKLVVASEKASAPTAAN
- a CDS encoding energy transducer TonB; the encoded protein is MDVNKILSADILDIIFDGRNKEYGAYELRRTYNKRMVTALIATVAVCLLFLAGSIIANSTKKKTTSLVVQADVQLEKVQEEKKPEPPPPPPPPKQEPPKVEITKFTPPKIVKDEEVKPEEEIKEVEKLQDTKIGTINQEGTKDEGIVAPPVEAKGTGVVAAPKQEEDYDKVFTVVQIPAEFPGGIAGWTKYLERNLNRDLPVEQGAPPGKYTVYVSFTVDKTGNISDVKAENDPGYGTKDEAVRVIKKGPSWKPAVQNGRNVIYRHKQGITFVVAEE